The Bacteroidales bacterium genomic sequence AATGAAAAATTTCCTGCCGATGCGGGCTGCAGGGTGGATGTCGATGCCGGTACGTGAATGGGCATATTCCGTCATCATACGCGGCATAACCGGAACACCAAGTTCATGCAAGGCATGGGCCAGACGGTAAACAGTTACCGCAAAAAAACCCGGATAACACATGATTACTTCTTCCACCGAATCGGCAGCAGGATCGTTCTTCATGTAACCTTCGGCTTCCTCAAGCAAAATATCATAGATCTCCGGCAATTTCAAAAAAAAGCTCTCGGCAAGTTCCGTTGTAGGAGCGGGCAATCGGTTACCGAAAACACCAATAAGCTGAATGCATTGTTGTTTTAAGAGGGTCAGCCGTTCGAAGATAGCCTGAGCTGAAAGAAGCCTGTTCTGCCTGATAGGGAAAAGAAGATTGACAAGGTCACGGGTAAAATCACGCGTCGCCTCCAGAGGGGGAACGTCAAAACAATAATCGCGATTGACCTGTTCAAGTTTTTTGGCAAATGATTCCATCGGAATTTAATTCAGACACAAATATCTGAAATTTACATGTTATAAAACACATATTTTGGAAAATTGTTTAGTGCCTGAATCCGGTCGGGCAAACCGGTTAATTTACCGAAGACGGAATCAATACCAAATAGTATCCCTTTTCATTTCGCGCTGAGGAACAGGTAGGTTAAAATGGTAAAAGAAACTGTCCGGTTCGGAATAGAAGAAATGTTTAGAAAAAGGTACGGGTTTTCTTCTGAAAAAATCATCAAAAGGTTTGCGGAAAAACTCATCTTTCTGGTCAAACTTTCCCGGCCACATGCGGTTCATGATGCTGTCCATCCATTGCATATGCCGGTACATTTCACGTTCCATTTCCTCTATATCCTGATGTCCGGAAAAAGGGCCGAAACCGTGAAACCATTCAGAAGTGTCGGCAAAAGGGTCGCCAAAGTCAAAAAAGGAACCGGAACGCCCCGATTGGTGTCCGAAGCGAAATTTCGACGACCGGAAAATGCTGTCACCAGATTGTGACTCATAGGTATATAATGAATCGTATTCAATCAGATTCCCTTTGTCGTCGTATTTCTTATTTACCTTAATATCAACCTTTGGCATTGAACTGCCAAGTGTATCGTTCCTGGCCAGGGAAACAGGAGATAATGAAGCCAGCTGTGGCCGGACAAGAGTGAGAGCTCCAAAGATGAAGATGGTGAACAATCCGGCCAATATTCCTATGAGCACTCTTTTGTTTTTCAGAAAAGATGTTTTCATACAACAACCACCTCCTTTCAGAAAATATCAGTGTAAAATTATATAGTAATCTGAACGGCAGATAGTTAAATTATGTTAAACTATGAATAACAGAAAAAGCAGGACGGTACAGAATGAATCCGAACCGTCCTGCTCTTTTCCGGGCGACCGGATTATTGAATTTCAATAGTCCGGCCGGCTTTCTTTTTAGCTTCTTCCTTCTTCGGGATGGTGATGGTTAAGATACCGTCCTTATGGTTGGCTTTGATCTTGTCGGCATCCACGATATCGGGCAAGGTGAATGATCTGCGGAAAGAAGTGTAGGAGAATTCTTTCCTCAGATAATTCGACTCTTTGCTTTCCTTGGATACTTCTTTTTCAGAAGATATGGTAAGCAGCTTGTCGTCAACATCAATCTTAAAATCTTTCTTTTCAAGGCCTGGAGCTGCCACCTCAATCCGGAAAGCATCCTTGTCTTCGATAACGTTTACTGCCGGCATGCTCATCGATTCGCCAAGGTCCATTTCGGACAGCAAATCTCTGTTAAAGAATTCATCCATCCACGAAGGAAGTAATGAACGTCTTAACATCAGTGACATAGCTCAACCCTCCTTTCTTTTTTTATTTTTTTTTCATTTTCACCCCCTTTATAGCAAGTGTTGTGCCATGCAAGGTAAATGGTAATTAAAAAATTGATATACAATTATTTAATTATAAAGGCCCTTTTGTGCAAAATGTCAATATGGCACTTTATTGTCGATCAAGTATGCCAAACTGACATTTTAAAACTTTGGAACCCCTTTTGTGTTATATTTGCAGAACTTTAAAAAGGAACAGAAAATGATTGGATTTTATGTATTTTTTGGTGTATTAATGCTGATCAGTCTGTTGGTCAGCGAAATGTTAAAGTCGCGTTTCCGCAGATATTCGCAGATACCCTTGCCTTCAGGCCTTACGGGGAAGGAAGTTGCAGAGAAAATGCTGCGGGATAATGGCATTTATGATGTGGAGGTTATTTCCACAGAAGGTGAACTCACTGACCATTACAATCCTTTAAAAAAGACGGTCAATCTCAGCCGTAGTGTTTATAACAGCAACAGCGTGGCTGCGGCGGCTGTGGCGGCACATGAGTGCGGACATGCGGTTCAGCATGCGCGTGCTTATGCCTGGCTGCAGATGCGTTCAGCCCTCGTGCCGGTTGTCAGTTTTGCCTCCAATTGGGTGCAATGGATTCTGCTGGCAGGAATTCTGCTGATCGGAGTTTTTCCCCAGCTTCTTCTGGCGGGTATTGTATTATTTGCTCTGACCACCATTTTCAGCATTATTACCCTCCCCGTGGAAGTTGATGCCAGCCGCAGGGCTCTTGCATGGCTCAGCAATGCCGGCATTACCAACTATGAAACCCACGATAAAGCCACCGATGCATTGCGCTGGGCTGCTTATACCTACTTTATTGCTGCCATTACTTCCCTGGCAACTCTGCTTTACTATATTCTCATTTATCTGGGAAGAAGGGATTAGTCCACATTGCGCAGTTTTTAATGCGCAATGTGCCGCAAGGGCCGCTTTCACTTCGTTTCAGCGGGATTTGCCCGGATGCCTGTGCGCAAGGACAACCCACTGCGCATCAGGAGCGAAGCGAACTGATGCGCATTCCGGGATAAATGAAAGTTTTTTAAGGAAAATATAACAGGAGGTTACACGGGTAACCTCCTGTTGTTGATATACACTAAATTGATAAATCCTTAATATCCTGTGTGTATCTGAGGGGTATTGTTCTCTTAAAGGCTGATTCTATGGCAGGTGATTGCCTCAGCTGAGAGGATAGGGATTTGCCAGTGGAACTTCGTGTGCTGTACCCTGTGTTGGTTCGATATGAAATGTTCCTGTAAGCTGCATTAAGTCAATCAGATCCAGTATTTCATCCGAAACATTCAGCAGGAAAAGCCGTATGCCTCTTTCTTCAAGAACATGATGCAGTTTTACCAGAATGTCAAAACTTCTTGCATCGATGAAATGAATACCTTCCATGTCAAGGTTAAGGCAGCGGCAGGGACTTTCAATATACCCGGCAATGTCTTCATTCAGCCTGGAAGCCTTTTCGGCAGTGAGTCGGGTAAGATTTCTGAACCGGACTTTCAGGTCATCATGACTGGTTCGTTCAATCAGCAGCATATCATCCTCTCTCTTCTTTGTAATTCAGATTCCCGAAAATAAGTAAGTAATTGGCAACAAATGTAATTTTTGGAACATAATTTTCAACACAAAAGGAAATATTTTTCACAACATGTTTTTTCAATGCATATACTATCCTTGAAATCAATTATTTCGGGATGCAAAACACACACGGCATCTTCCCTGAGGAAAAGATTTCCTTCGCGTGATTTTTAAAAGAGGTTGGAGCAGAATAATGCCTCTCAGAATGCGTATCCGAAATTCAGACCAAATGCGAGTGAGGGTTTGTATTTTTTGCCCAGAACATCATTCAGGTTGTCGATATTGAGAAAGTTGCCGTTCTCTGACAGTTTGTAATCGCGGTTTTTCAGTCCCAACCCGGTGAAAATATCGAGAGCAAATCCTCCTTTTGAAATGATCTGGTATCCCAGCACCGCATTCAGGTTAAGCTTGGATGCCTGAAGGTAGTCATTTTCGTTGATGGTACTCTTGATTTTAGCCGTAGCCCATGATATATGGGGCGCAATGTAGAAACCTTCCGGCGCTTTTTCTCCGGTTATAAAAAACTTATACATAAACTGTACCCGGTAACCGCCGAAGTTTAGTCCTGTATCGCCTTTTGTCCATGTGTCGGGGTTGATAATCAAGGGAGCTCCCAGATAACTGGCTCCTATTTGAACGGATTGTTTCTGTAAGGTTCTGCTTTCGAACAAAAGGCGGTATTCTCCTGTAATAGGGATTACAACAACCCACAAAGGGCCTGCGGCAGCGGCAAGTGGATTGGTTTTAATGGTAAAACGGAAATCTTTTTCCTGCTCCTGAGCTGAAACCGCAGGAGAAAAAACCGGCCCCAGCAGGCTGATTCCCAGCAATAAAATAATGAGCTTTTTCATGGTGGTAGGAATAAGGTTCTTAATTTGGGTAAATTTAATACTTATTTATAAAATTGCCAAATTAAAGGTCCTTAGACTGATTGGTAACAACCCTGATATGAAGTTCGTCAAGTTGCTGTGGCATTAATTCCGAAGGTGTATCGAGCATCACATCCCTGCCGGAGTTGTTTTTAGGAAAAGCTATGATATCGCGGATGGAGTCAAGTCCGGCAAAGAGGGCACACCAGCGATCGAATCCGAAAGCAATTCCTCCGTGGGGTGGTGCTCCGTATTTGAAAGCGTTCATGAGAAAACCGAATTTTTTTTCTGCTTCTTCAGGTGTAAACCCTAAGCATTTAAACATAAGTTGCTGAATATCGGCACGGTGAATACGGATGGACCCTCCGCCGATTTCCACACCGTTGATTACAAAATCGTATGCTTTGGCACGCACCATGCCCGGATTGGTTTCGAGCAGGGGTATATCTTCTTCAAGCGGCGAAGTAAAAGGATGGTGCATGGCAAAGTACCGTTTTTCTTCTTCGTCCCATTCGAGTAAGGGGAAGTCAATCACCCAGAGAGGTTTAAATGTGTTTTTATCGCGCAGTCCCAGGCGGTTACCCATTTCAAGCCGAAGTTCGCCGAGTGCTTTAAGCGTTTTTTCTTTCGCTCCGGCCATGACAAGAATCAGGTCGCCGGCATGGGCTTTTGCTGCCTTCATCCATTCCTGCAGGTCAGCAGAGGAGAAAAATTTGTCGACAGAAGATTTAATTTGTCCTTCTGCTTCTGATTTAATATAAATTAATCCTTTTGCACCGACCTGGGGCCGTTTAACCCACTCGGTCAGGGCGTCGAGTTCTTTTCGTGAGTAGTTCCCGCAGCCGGGCACGCAAATCCCGCCAACAAATTCGGCTGTATCAAACACCTGAAAGCCTTTTCCTCTGGAAAGAGCAGTAAAATCGTTAATTTCCATTCCAAACCGCAGATCAGGCTTATCGCTGCCGTATTTATCCATGGCTTCCCGGTAGGTCATGCGGAGAAAAGGCTCTTCGAACCGGAGGCCTTTCACCGTAAGGAAAAGGTGGTGGGCAAGACCTTCAAATGTGGCAATAATATCAGGTACGTCCACAAAGGACATTTCACAGTCAATCTGGGTAAATTCCGGCTGTCGGTCAGCCCGCAGGTCTTCGTCGCGAAAACATTTAACGATCTGGAAATACCGGTCATAACCGGCTACCATCAGCAATTGTTTGAGCGTCTGGGGTGATTGTGGAAGGGCGTAAAACTGCCCGGGATTCATACGTGAGGGGACAACAAAGTCGCGGGCACCTTCAGGAGTTGAATTCATCAGAACGGGGGTTTCGATTTCAATAAAATCCTGCTGGTCAAGATATTTGCGTACTTCCTGAGCCATGCGGTGGCGCAGTTCCAGATTTCTTTTCAGCGGAGGCCGGCGGAGGTCGAGATAACGGTATTTCATGCGCAGGTCATCACCTCCGTCTGAGACTTCTTCTATGGTAAAGGGAGGAACTTCCGATGGATTCAGCACGATAAGTTCTTCGGCTTCAATTTCTATATCACCCGTAGGAAGTTTCGGGTTTTTACTGTCCCGTTCCTTCACCCTGCCGGTAACAGAAATGACATATTCCCTGCCCAGTTTGCGGGCCTGAACGCATAAATCAGGTCGGGTATCCATGTTAAAAACGAGCTGGGTAATGCCATACCGGTCGCGCAGGTCAATAAAAGTCATACCGCCAAGATCCCGGCTTCGCTGTACCCATCCCGCCAGGGTTACTTTTTTGCCGGTGTCGCTTATTCTCAGTTCTCCGCAGGTGTGAGTTCTGTACATACTTAATGATTTACAACGGTTGCGAAAATAGGAAAAAAAGCGAACTTTGACGGAAATATCCTTCTTTCATGAACTGGCCTTTATTTTCGGATGAGTATTTTATGAACGAAGCCCTGAAGGAAGCCCGTAAAGCCATGGAAAAGGATGAGGTTCCGGTAGGTGCAGTCATTGTGGCTGAAAACCGCATTCTTGCCCGTGCCCACAATCTGACGGAAACCCTGAATGATGTTACTGCCCATGCAGAAATGATGGCACTCACTGCCGCTGCCAATGCCATGGGAGGGAAGTACCTTCCCGACTGTACTCTGTTTGTAACGGTGGAACCTTGCGTTATGTGCGCGGGTGCCTTGTTCTGGGCACAGATCGGACGAATCGTTTACGGTGCGGCTGACCCCAAAAGAGGCTATAGCCTTCTCAAAGGCGAAATACTGCATCCGGGAACCCTTGTTAAACCGGGTGTGCTGGAAAATGAATGTGCCCAACTGATGCGGGATTTCTTCCGGAAAAAACGAACCGGATAAATGAATAGAAAAAGATAATTATATCCTGAATATATTGTACCTTTGCAATGGTATTCAGGAATCAGTTGTATCTCGGAAAAAGCTTGTTCAGCAATACATTATAAAAATTTAAATACTGATTATAAACAATTAAAGTTTTTCAGAAATGGCAATCAAGAAAGTTTGGATCGAAGAGGGCTGCACTGCCTGCGGACTATGCCAGGATACGTGCCCTGAAGTTTTTATCGTTGAAGACCAGGCCAGGGTGATTGAAGGTGTCACTTACAGTAATTTTGAGGCGCAGATTAAAGAGGCAGCCGAAAGTTGTCCGGTTGAAGTGATCAAGTATGAGGAGTAAACTCAAAGTGCGTCATGGAAAATGATTCCGCCTTAATTGATAAAATTCATCAGCTCAGGAAGGAGAAAAATGCGGTTATTCTTGCGCATTTTTATCAGATTCCTGAAATTCAGGATATTGCTGATTTTGTTGGTGACAGCCTTGATTTATCCCGGAAATCGGCAGCAACAGATGCTGATATTATTGTTTTTGCCGGCGTTCACTTTATGGCCGAAACCGCCAAGATTTTATCCCCCCAAAAAAAAGTGCTGATTCCTGACCCCAATGCAGGGTGTTCTCTGGCCGATTCCTGTCCTGCCGATGCTTTCAGGGCGTTCAGGGCAAAATATCCCGACCACCTGGTTGTTTCTTATGTAAATACATCGGCTGAGATCAAAGCAATGACCGATATTACCTGTACTTCTTCCAATGCCTTGCAGATCATAGAAAGCATTCCGAAAGACCGGAAGATTATATTCGCCCCTGATAAGAATCTGGGCAATTTTCTGAACAGCATCACAGGACGGAATATGGTGTTATGGGATGGTGCCTGCCATGTACATGAGAAGTTTTCGCTGGAGAAAATACTGGCTCTCAAACAGCAATATCCGGGAGCCAAACTGATTGCCCATCCGGAGTGTCAAAGGCCGGTTTTGCTGGCGGCCGATTACGTGGGCTCAACCTCTGCATTATTGCGCTTTGCGGAAACCGATTCAGGAAATGAATATATAGTAGCCACTGAGTCGGGTATTTTGCACCAGATGAGGAAACGCAATCCGCACAAGACCTTTATTCCTGCGCCTCCTCTTGATTCAACCTGCGGGTGCAGTGAATGCATCTTCATGAAAATGCACACTCTGCAGAAAATTTACGACAGCCTTAAGGAAGAGAAATATGAAATACTGCTCGATCCTGAACTTATTGAGCGGGCAAGAAGACCAATTGAAAAAATGCTGGAATTGTCTTCCTGAGCTGTTTTCTTACCGTTTTATCGGTGTTGCGGGCAACGGGAATTATGGGGAATTAGCCTGTTAGCTGAATGTTGGGTCGAATTTTCAGAATGATGTTTCGGTTTTAAACCCTGCCTTTTCAAGATCTTTCCAGAAACCCGGATACGATTTGCTTACTACTCCGGGGTCTTCAATATCAACAGGCTGGCCCGAGAGGCAAACCGGGGCAAAGGACATAGCCATACGATGGTCATCATAGGTTGAGAAACGTAAAGGGCCGGGCCGGGGTTTTTCCTTGCGGCCGTTCCATTCAAGAACTCCGTTTTCAGGTTCGGTGATGGCTATTCCCAGTTTTTTCATTTCGTTTACAAGAGCTGCTATACGGTCGGTTTCCTTTATTCGGAGGCTTTGGGCACCGGAAATCCGGAAAGGAATACCCAGCAGGCCAAGGCATACCACAAAGGTTTGTACCATGTCGGGCGTGTCTTCGAAATTTTCCTCGAACACGGAACAGCTTACCGGTATGCGGGAAAGCACAGCTCCCTCCGGCGTGAATTCGGTCTTAACTCCAAGGGTAGCAAAATGCCGTGCAATGACTGCATCGCCCTGCAGGCTGGCTTCAGGAAGATCGCAGATCGTAATAAGGCATTCCCCTGAAAGGGCTGCTATGGAATACCAGTAGGAAGCTGAACTCCAGTCGGGTTCTGCAGTGATTTCCGTTTCCCGATACAGCTGAGGATCAATGCGAATCAGGTTTCCGGAATACACGCTTTCTATTCCCGCCATTTTCAGGAGCTTCAGGGTGAGGTTTATATAGGGGTGGGAAATTATTTTTCCGGTCAGCTTCAGGGTAAGTCCATGAGGAAGAACCGGAGCGATCATCAGCAGGGCACTGATAAACTGGCTGCTGGTGCTCCCGTCGATCTCGGCTTCCTGTTTATGAAGTGTTTTTCCCCTGATTTTCAGCGGCGGGAAACCTTCGTTCTGAAGATATTCAATATCGGCACCCAGCTGACGGAGGGCATCCACCAGCTTTCCAACAGGACGCTGGCACATTCTTTCCGAGCCGGTTAGTACATACTCCCCTTCTGTTACTGCCAGGTAGGCTGTGAGGAAGCGCATAGCCGTGCCGGCATTTCCCGCATTGATTTCCTTTTTGCCCGGCTGAAGGGCCTCCAGGAGAACCGTTGTGTCGTTGCTGGAAGAGAGATTCCTGATGCGGATTTTGTTTCCGCTCAGTGCATTCATGATCAGCAGCCGGTTGCTGATGCTCTTGGAAGAAGGAAGAGTGATGCGGGCGGTAATTCTTCCTTCGGGAGCTGTAACTCTGATGATTTCTGGTTTCAAGGTCGCAGGTAGTTAATTTTATCGGGGGTGCTGCAAAGATAATGTTTCCTGTTTCGGGTAATGATAAAAAAGACTATTTTTAGAGTCGTAATTTATCAGTATGACCATCGACCTTCAGCGTACTGCCATCAAAATTCGTCTCCGTGGCCTTTTTATGGCTGTTTTGTTCGTCAGCCTTATTTGTGTGATATTGTTTCTGGAGGTTTTCAGAGATCCGGTTCTTGGCCTTACCCGGGCTCATTATATTCTTATTATTTCAGTTTTGTATGTACTTTATTCTCTTTATACCTTTCTTCTGGATCTGAATTATATTTATTTCAATGACGACGGCCAGAAGATTATTTTCCGTTATTACTCCATGCGACCACTCAGCCAGGTAAAAAGTTCGGTGGAGATACCCAAGGAATCATTTGCCGGTTTTGAGATCAGGAAAGGTTTTCTGGGGCTGGTACCTAAAATAGTCTTGTACCAGAAAGATAAGGCAGGTTTGTTCCGGTATCCTCCCGTTAGTATTTCTTCCCTTTCAGAGAAGGAGAAGAATTTGCTGCTGAGATCGTTGCAGAAATATGGAGGAAGATAGCTTATTACACGACATTGCCCTGAGCCTTATTCCGGGGGTTGGAAGCATTACCGCGCGCCAGCTGATTTCCTATGCGGGCAGCAGCCAGGCAGTTTTGTCCATGCGGCGCAAGGATCTTCTGCAGATACCTGGAATAGGAGAAACCATGGCCGATCGTATTCTTCAGGCCAATACCCTTTCCCGCGCCGAAGAGGAGCTTCGTTTTATTGAAAGGTACAAGATAAAGGCCTTGACATTCCGCGACAGCGCTTACCCCGAACGTCTGCGGCAATGTCCTGATGCTCCTCTGGTTTTATATGTAAAAGGAGAGGCTGACCTGAATGCGGAGCACATGATTGCTGTAGTCGGTACCCGGTCGGCTACCAGTTACGGCAAAAAAATGTGTTACGAACTGATTGACCGCCTGACGGCAAAAGGGTATCGTTTTACCGTTGTAAGCGGACTGGCCTATGGTATCGATGTGGCGGCCCACAGAGCTTCGCTGAAGGCGAAACAGCCAACCATTGCTGTGCTGGGGCATGGGCTCAGTAGTATCTACCCCCCTCTGCACGCTCAGGTAGCCAGAGAAATTTGCAGGGAAGGTGCCCTGGTTACTGATTTTGTAAGCGATGTGAAGGCAGAGCGAAAAAATTTCCTGCGCCGCAACAGAATCATTGCCGGTCTTTCGGAAGCCACCATCGTGGTTGAATCAGCTGAAAAAGGAGGAGCGCTTGTTACTGCCGATATTGCCGTATCGTACAACCGGGATGTGCTTGCTTTTCCGGGCAAGGCCACCGATATCTATTCGGCCGGGTGCAACCGCCTGATACGGTTGAACAAGGCCGCACTGATTGTATCGGCTTCTGACCTGGAATACGCACTTGGATGGATTCCCGAGAAAAAAGACAATGCCCGCCAGCAGGCCTTGTTTACTGAACCACAGGGCATCGAAAAGGACATTCTTGACATGTTGCGCACCCGGGGGCCTATGCTGGTAGATGAGCTGGCACTGGCGGCTGATATTCCGGTCAACAAACTGGCCGGAATCCTCCTGAACCTCGAGTTGTCGGGCAGAGTGGAATGCCTGCCGGGAAAGGTCTATCAATTGGGCTGAACTATATGTATTGAAAAAAAAGCCATTTCTTGAAAAGTATAGACCCCTGCTTTTAAGGCAGACCTTTATAAAAATGCACATTCTCAAAAAATATGTTGTTAAATATATCCATTGAAATAAGCAATACCGGACTGAATTAATAAGTTTGAATAATAAAAATTTCGAACATATGGACATACGTATTGAGCAATTCATGGCCAGAATAAAAGCCCGCAATCCGGGTGAACCGGAATTCCACCAGGCAGTGATGGAAGTGGCTGAATCGTTGATCCCCTTTATTGAGGAACACCCTAAATACAAGTATGCACGGATCCTTGAACGGATTGCAGAACCGGAAAGGGTGATAATTTTCAGGGTTCCGTGGATCAATGACAAAGGTGAAATTGAGATTAACAGGGGCTACCGGATTGAAATGAACTCCGCCATTGGCCCATACAAAGGAGGCCTGCGGTTTCATCCTACGGTAAACCTCAGTATTCTCAAATTTCTGGCCTTTGAACAGGTTTTTAAGAACAGCCTGACTACACTCCCCATGGGAGGGGGAAAAGGCGGATCGGACTTTGACCCCAAAGGAAAAACTGACAATGAAGTAATGAAATTTTGCCAGAGTTTTATGTGCGAACTCTTCCGCCATATCGGCCCTGATACCGATGTGCCGGCAGGAGATATAGGAGTAGGCGGCCGGGAGATCGGTTACCTGTTTGGAATGTACAAGCGCCTGAGGAACGAGTTTACGGGAGTGCTCACCGGAAAGGGGATTGAATATGGAGGAAGTCTGATACGGCCTGAAGCAACCGGTTACGGCGTAGTTTACTTTGCTCAGGAGATGCTGAAAACCCGCGGACAGGAAATCAAAGGCAAAACCGTTGCTATTTCCGGCTCAGGCAATGTGGCCCAGTATGCTGCCCAGAAATGTATTGAACTGGGCGCCAAGGTTGTAACCATGTCCGATTCAAACGGATACATTTATGACCCCCGGGGCATTGATGCCGAAAAACTTGCTTTTATTTTTGAACTGAAAAATATTCGGAGAGGCAGAATACGCGAGTATGCCGACAAATTCGGATGTGAGTATTACGAGAACGAGCGCCCCTGGAAAGTGAAATGCGATATTGCTTTCCCGAATGCCACGCAGAACGAAATAACCGGGGAAGATGCCAGAGAGCTGGTGAAAAACGGATGCATTTGCGTTGCCGAGGGAGCCAATATGCCCTCCACTCCTGAAGCCGTCGAGGTTTTCCTGAAAGCCGGCATATTATATGCTCCCGGAAAGGCAGCCAATGCAGGAGGTGTGGCGGTTTCCGGTCTTGAAATGACGCAAAACAGTATGCGCCTTCCCTGGCAGCGCGAAGAAGTTGACAGCAGGCTCCGCACCATCATGCACAATATCCATGAAACCTGTGTAAAATATGGCAAGGAGGAAAGCGGGTACATCAATTATGTAAACGGAGCCAATATCGGAGGATTTGTAAAGGTGGCCGACGCAATGCTGGCTCAGGGTGTTGTATAGCCTGGCAAATGCTCAGGAAAATCAGAAAATTCATTTTTTGCTGTAAAACACCATTCCGGCCATACTTTAAAAATGTAACTTTGGCCGGAATTTCTTTTTATGGTTCTGATTGATACCCATAGCCATATTTATCTATCTGAGTTTGCCGATGAGGTTGACCAGGTTATTGAGTGCTCCGGAAAGGCCGGGGTGGAAAAGATTTTTCTGCCCAATATTGACAGCACCTCTGTTCAGCCTATGCTTAGCCTTGAAGCCCGGTATCCCGGAACCTGCTTCGCTATGATGGGAGTTCATCCTACATCAGTAAAGGAAAACTACCGGGAGGAGCTGACGCAGGCCGAAAGCTGGTTGCAGAAGCGTTCCTTTGCCGGAATCGGAGAAACGGGCATTGATCTATACTGGGATACCACTTTTCAAAAAGAACAGACGGAAGCATTTGAGCAGCATATTTTGTGGGCCCGGCAATACCGGCTTCCCCTGGTCATTCATTCGCGTAACAGCATACTCCTTCTTCTGGATATCATCAGGCCATATGTTTCGGAAGACCTGA encodes the following:
- a CDS encoding serine acetyltransferase — its product is MESFAKKLEQVNRDYCFDVPPLEATRDFTRDLVNLLFPIRQNRLLSAQAIFERLTLLKQQCIQLIGVFGNRLPAPTTELAESFFLKLPEIYDILLEEAEGYMKNDPAADSVEEVIMCYPGFFAVTVYRLAHALHELGVPVMPRMMTEYAHSRTGIDIHPAARIGRKFFI
- a CDS encoding Hsp20/alpha crystallin family protein, whose protein sequence is MSLMLRRSLLPSWMDEFFNRDLLSEMDLGESMSMPAVNVIEDKDAFRIEVAAPGLEKKDFKIDVDDKLLTISSEKEVSKESKESNYLRKEFSYTSFRRSFTLPDIVDADKIKANHKDGILTITIPKKEEAKKKAGRTIEIQ
- a CDS encoding zinc metallopeptidase translates to MIGFYVFFGVLMLISLLVSEMLKSRFRRYSQIPLPSGLTGKEVAEKMLRDNGIYDVEVISTEGELTDHYNPLKKTVNLSRSVYNSNSVAAAAVAAHECGHAVQHARAYAWLQMRSALVPVVSFASNWVQWILLAGILLIGVFPQLLLAGIVLFALTTIFSIITLPVEVDASRRALAWLSNAGITNYETHDKATDALRWAAYTYFIAAITSLATLLYYILIYLGRRD
- a CDS encoding STAS domain-containing protein; amino-acid sequence: MLLIERTSHDDLKVRFRNLTRLTAEKASRLNEDIAGYIESPCRCLNLDMEGIHFIDARSFDILVKLHHVLEERGIRLFLLNVSDEILDLIDLMQLTGTFHIEPTQGTAHEVPLANPYPLS
- the aspS gene encoding aspartate--tRNA ligase → MYRTHTCGELRISDTGKKVTLAGWVQRSRDLGGMTFIDLRDRYGITQLVFNMDTRPDLCVQARKLGREYVISVTGRVKERDSKNPKLPTGDIEIEAEELIVLNPSEVPPFTIEEVSDGGDDLRMKYRYLDLRRPPLKRNLELRHRMAQEVRKYLDQQDFIEIETPVLMNSTPEGARDFVVPSRMNPGQFYALPQSPQTLKQLLMVAGYDRYFQIVKCFRDEDLRADRQPEFTQIDCEMSFVDVPDIIATFEGLAHHLFLTVKGLRFEEPFLRMTYREAMDKYGSDKPDLRFGMEINDFTALSRGKGFQVFDTAEFVGGICVPGCGNYSRKELDALTEWVKRPQVGAKGLIYIKSEAEGQIKSSVDKFFSSADLQEWMKAAKAHAGDLILVMAGAKEKTLKALGELRLEMGNRLGLRDKNTFKPLWVIDFPLLEWDEEEKRYFAMHHPFTSPLEEDIPLLETNPGMVRAKAYDFVINGVEIGGGSIRIHRADIQQLMFKCLGFTPEEAEKKFGFLMNAFKYGAPPHGGIAFGFDRWCALFAGLDSIRDIIAFPKNNSGRDVMLDTPSELMPQQLDELHIRVVTNQSKDL
- a CDS encoding nucleoside deaminase; the encoded protein is MNWPLFSDEYFMNEALKEARKAMEKDEVPVGAVIVAENRILARAHNLTETLNDVTAHAEMMALTAAANAMGGKYLPDCTLFVTVEPCVMCAGALFWAQIGRIVYGAADPKRGYSLLKGEILHPGTLVKPGVLENECAQLMRDFFRKKRTG
- a CDS encoding ferredoxin, whose amino-acid sequence is MAIKKVWIEEGCTACGLCQDTCPEVFIVEDQARVIEGVTYSNFEAQIKEAAESCPVEVIKYEE
- the nadA gene encoding quinolinate synthase NadA codes for the protein MENDSALIDKIHQLRKEKNAVILAHFYQIPEIQDIADFVGDSLDLSRKSAATDADIIVFAGVHFMAETAKILSPQKKVLIPDPNAGCSLADSCPADAFRAFRAKYPDHLVVSYVNTSAEIKAMTDITCTSSNALQIIESIPKDRKIIFAPDKNLGNFLNSITGRNMVLWDGACHVHEKFSLEKILALKQQYPGAKLIAHPECQRPVLLAADYVGSTSALLRFAETDSGNEYIVATESGILHQMRKRNPHKTFIPAPPLDSTCGCSECIFMKMHTLQKIYDSLKEEKYEILLDPELIERARRPIEKMLELSS
- the aroA gene encoding 3-phosphoshikimate 1-carboxyvinyltransferase encodes the protein MRVTAPEGRITARITLPSSKSISNRLLIMNALSGNKIRIRNLSSSNDTTVLLEALQPGKKEINAGNAGTAMRFLTAYLAVTEGEYVLTGSERMCQRPVGKLVDALRQLGADIEYLQNEGFPPLKIRGKTLHKQEAEIDGSTSSQFISALLMIAPVLPHGLTLKLTGKIISHPYINLTLKLLKMAGIESVYSGNLIRIDPQLYRETEITAEPDWSSASYWYSIAALSGECLITICDLPEASLQGDAVIARHFATLGVKTEFTPEGAVLSRIPVSCSVFEENFEDTPDMVQTFVVCLGLLGIPFRISGAQSLRIKETDRIAALVNEMKKLGIAITEPENGVLEWNGRKEKPRPGPLRFSTYDDHRMAMSFAPVCLSGQPVDIEDPGVVSKSYPGFWKDLEKAGFKTETSF